The proteins below come from a single Gordonia sp. X0973 genomic window:
- a CDS encoding ROK family transcriptional regulator, which produces MHITTPDLALSDKPAAQVLRAIRHHAPVFRDEIAEATGLSISTVNRQVGALLKVGLIRERGDLVPAGAVGRPRLPVEISVAEHLTIGVHIGYKVTSITAHDLLHRVVGAISVPTPADAGAENALTALAHSVAGFLARWRGREIRWVGVTLGGRVHDGGVVDHPRLGWSQAPVGRVFAQVLGYPVSVASHVEAMAAAELVANPAQRSSFLYFYAREMVGVAFSVDGSVHTPSAGPPVIGHFPVGATTLLDPHRTGQLEAATSDTGIVAAARAAGLTVTEIADVHEAARNGDETAREILVERAEVLGRAVALIADIFNPDHVVLGGQAFTDASQTLPIVAKVIRDTSVTAKRDVRVSRAGVTVQQQAAGAVSLDALYADPLGAIAITS; this is translated from the coding sequence CTGCACATCACCACCCCCGACCTCGCGCTCTCGGATAAGCCGGCCGCTCAGGTGCTGCGCGCCATCCGGCATCACGCGCCGGTCTTCCGCGACGAGATCGCCGAGGCCACCGGTCTGTCCATCTCGACGGTGAACCGTCAGGTCGGCGCGCTGCTGAAGGTCGGGCTGATCCGCGAGCGCGGCGACCTCGTGCCCGCCGGAGCCGTCGGTCGTCCGCGGCTGCCGGTGGAGATCTCCGTCGCCGAGCACCTCACCATCGGCGTGCATATCGGCTACAAGGTCACCTCGATCACCGCGCACGACCTGCTGCACCGCGTCGTCGGCGCCATCTCGGTGCCGACCCCGGCCGACGCAGGAGCGGAGAACGCGCTCACCGCGCTGGCGCACAGCGTCGCCGGCTTCCTCGCCAGGTGGCGCGGGCGGGAGATCCGCTGGGTCGGCGTCACGCTCGGCGGCCGCGTCCACGACGGCGGGGTCGTCGACCATCCGCGCCTCGGCTGGTCGCAGGCCCCCGTCGGCCGGGTCTTCGCCCAGGTCCTGGGTTATCCGGTATCGGTCGCGAGCCACGTCGAGGCGATGGCCGCCGCGGAGCTGGTGGCCAATCCCGCGCAGCGTTCCAGCTTCCTGTACTTCTACGCCCGCGAAATGGTCGGCGTCGCATTCAGCGTCGACGGCTCGGTGCACACCCCCAGCGCCGGTCCGCCGGTGATCGGTCACTTCCCGGTCGGCGCGACGACGCTACTCGACCCGCATCGCACCGGGCAGCTCGAGGCCGCCACCAGCGATACCGGGATCGTCGCGGCCGCCCGCGCAGCCGGGCTCACCGTCACCGAGATCGCCGACGTGCACGAAGCCGCCCGCAACGGCGACGAGACGGCCCGGGAGATCCTCGTCGAGCGCGCCGAAGTCCTCGGGCGGGCGGTGGCACTGATCGCCGACATCTTCAACCCCGACCACGTGGTCCTCGGCGGCCAGGCTTTCACCGACGCGTCGCAGACCCTGCCGATCGTCGCGAAGGTCATCCGCGACACGAGTGTGACGGCCAAGCGAGACGTCCGTGTCTCCCGGGCCGGGGTGACCGTGCAGCAGCAGGCCGCCGGAGCCGTGTCCCTCGACGCGCTCTACGCCGACCCGCTCGGCGCCATCGCGATCACCAGCTGA
- a CDS encoding sugar O-acetyltransferase, with translation MPDDFLMRIDSPEFTAMSRRVLEVTALTHRLNALAFDDEEGKAEVFAQILGRPFPERATIYPPFYTDHGLNLRLPEHGRVFVNQGCTFLDYAGITLGARVMVGPKATFITSGHPVDPADRRIYLTGAPIDVEENVWIGAGATILPGVRIGRDSVIAAGAVVADDVPPATLVAGPKAQIARQW, from the coding sequence ATGCCCGACGACTTCCTGATGCGCATCGACAGCCCCGAGTTCACCGCGATGTCACGACGGGTCCTGGAGGTCACCGCGCTGACCCACCGCCTCAACGCACTCGCGTTCGACGACGAGGAGGGCAAGGCGGAGGTCTTCGCTCAAATCCTCGGCCGGCCGTTTCCGGAGCGGGCCACGATCTATCCGCCGTTCTACACCGACCACGGCCTCAATCTGAGGCTGCCGGAGCATGGTCGCGTGTTCGTCAACCAGGGCTGCACCTTCCTGGACTACGCGGGCATCACCCTCGGCGCCCGGGTGATGGTGGGGCCGAAGGCCACGTTCATCACCAGCGGACACCCCGTCGACCCGGCCGATCGTCGGATCTATCTGACCGGCGCGCCGATCGACGTCGAGGAGAACGTGTGGATCGGGGCCGGTGCGACGATCCTGCCCGGTGTGCGAATCGGGCGCGACAGCGTCATCGCCGCGGGTGCCGTCGTCGCCGACGACGTTCCGCCCGCGACGCTGGTGGCCGGACCCAAGGCGCAGATCGCGCGGCAGTGGTGA
- a CDS encoding histidine phosphatase family protein, with translation MGAIYLVRHGQALASAYGVSDHGESDPTGGLTPTGQMQARVTGAVLRGLVPSFTTAISGGLARQRETLAGVLGEFDELPEAVVDDSWDEYDLAGLMGAPTAAQLADGRSFQQSLDGVLAAWIRGELESPEPFEEYALRVARAGERAVAEAGSGKNVLVVSSAGSITLWLAQHLGIDAAHWPRLSASMMNASITKALVGRSGVTVLSMNEHLHLSDRDGGIATFR, from the coding sequence ATGGGAGCCATCTATCTGGTCCGCCACGGCCAGGCCCTGGCGTCGGCTTACGGGGTCTCCGACCACGGCGAGAGCGATCCCACCGGTGGGCTGACGCCGACTGGGCAGATGCAGGCCCGCGTCACCGGGGCCGTCCTGCGCGGCCTGGTCCCCTCGTTCACCACCGCGATCAGCGGCGGGCTGGCCCGTCAGCGCGAGACCCTGGCCGGGGTACTCGGCGAATTCGACGAGCTACCCGAGGCCGTCGTCGACGACTCCTGGGACGAATACGATCTCGCCGGGTTGATGGGCGCACCGACCGCCGCGCAACTCGCCGACGGACGTAGCTTCCAACAATCGCTCGACGGGGTGCTCGCCGCGTGGATCCGGGGCGAACTCGAGTCGCCGGAGCCCTTCGAGGAATACGCCTTAAGGGTGGCCCGAGCGGGGGAGCGCGCGGTGGCGGAGGCCGGATCGGGAAAGAACGTCCTCGTGGTCTCTTCCGCCGGATCGATCACCCTGTGGCTCGCCCAGCACCTCGGGATCGACGCGGCGCACTGGCCGCGACTGTCGGCGTCGATGATGAACGCCTCCATCACCAAGGCACTCGTCGGGCGCAGCGGCGTCACGGTGCTGTCGATGAACGAGCATCTGCATCTGTCCGACCGCGACGGCGGGATCGCGACCTTCCGCTGA
- a CDS encoding phosphotransferase family protein, which yields MPDHPGLTADSLRKLLTANGVDVVGDLDITLIAGGRSNLTFEVRDDEHHWVARRPPMGGLTPSAHDMEREWAVTSALTGTDVPVAPTVAIDRSGDYIGAPCTVVEFVDGLVIRSTDELDAAWTDEQVTANFEALVQTLAKLHAVDFTAVGLSDFGKPEGFAARQVKLWSRQWGLVKTRDLPDVDALVEKLSARVPAQARSTIVHGDYRIDNTIIDRDDPAKVLAVVDWEMSALGDPLTDVALMCVYHEPVFASVMGFRAAWTSERYPSGDEMARAYAAASGADLGDWDFYMGLANLKLGVIAEGITHRALLGGSSGAEGAERAAEGTAAFIANGLRWVS from the coding sequence ATGCCTGACCATCCGGGACTCACCGCCGACTCCCTGCGCAAGTTGTTGACCGCCAACGGCGTCGACGTCGTCGGCGACCTCGACATCACGCTGATCGCCGGCGGACGCTCCAACCTGACCTTCGAGGTGCGCGACGACGAGCACCACTGGGTCGCGCGCCGGCCCCCGATGGGCGGCCTCACGCCGTCGGCCCACGACATGGAACGGGAATGGGCCGTCACCTCGGCGCTGACCGGCACCGACGTCCCGGTGGCGCCCACCGTCGCCATCGACCGCTCCGGCGACTACATCGGTGCACCCTGCACGGTGGTCGAATTCGTCGACGGCCTGGTGATCCGTTCCACCGACGAACTCGACGCCGCCTGGACCGACGAACAGGTCACAGCCAACTTCGAGGCCCTGGTGCAGACGCTGGCCAAGCTGCACGCCGTCGACTTCACCGCGGTCGGACTGTCCGACTTCGGGAAGCCGGAGGGATTCGCGGCGCGCCAGGTCAAACTGTGGTCGCGCCAATGGGGACTGGTCAAGACCCGCGACTTGCCCGACGTCGACGCCCTCGTCGAGAAGCTGTCCGCGCGGGTGCCGGCGCAGGCGCGCAGCACGATCGTCCACGGCGACTACCGGATCGACAACACCATCATCGACCGCGACGACCCCGCGAAGGTGCTCGCCGTCGTCGACTGGGAGATGTCTGCGCTCGGCGACCCGCTCACCGACGTCGCCCTCATGTGCGTCTATCACGAGCCGGTCTTCGCATCGGTGATGGGATTCCGGGCCGCGTGGACCAGCGAGCGTTATCCGAGTGGCGACGAGATGGCCCGGGCCTATGCGGCGGCGAGCGGCGCGGATCTGGGCGACTGGGACTTCTACATGGGGTTGGCGAATCTGAAACTCGGCGTGATCGCCGAAGGCATCACGCACCGCGCGCTGCTGGGCGGGTCGTCGGGCGCCGAGGGGGCCGAGCGGGCCGCCGAAGGTACCGCCGCGTTCATCGCCAACGGCCTGCGCTGGGTGTCCTGA
- a CDS encoding acyl-CoA dehydrogenase family protein, translating to MAIDFSYSPEVLDLVARTEAFIADEVLPVETEYEGDLEAAGGDDLRRELNAKAKTAGLFAPHAPVEYGGLGLNMADRSPVFTAAGHSTFGPVALHIGAPDEGNIHMLAHIASEAQRDKYLGPLATGEVRSAFAMTEPGPHGAGSDPNCLSTTAVRADGGWKINGRKRFITGADGAGFYIIMARTSGSVGDRGGATMFLAPAGTPGLSIDRHVHTTDKSMIGGHCEMTFADLFVPDEDVLGEVDEGYRYAQVRLGPARMTHVMRWLGSARRAHAIAVDYVKDRDGFGGKLSDLGMIQQMIADNEIDLAAVDALLARACYELDLGEHASDSTSIAKTFAAEAFFRVIDRSIQMCGGLGISTDLPLARLADEVRGFRIYDGPSEVHRWAIAKRAVGRARKAAQRKGDHA from the coding sequence ATGGCCATTGATTTCTCCTACTCACCCGAGGTGCTCGACCTCGTCGCACGCACCGAGGCGTTCATCGCCGACGAGGTGCTCCCCGTCGAAACGGAATACGAGGGCGACCTGGAAGCGGCCGGCGGCGACGATCTGCGGCGGGAACTCAATGCCAAGGCGAAGACGGCCGGCCTGTTCGCGCCGCACGCACCCGTCGAATACGGCGGCCTCGGACTCAACATGGCCGACCGCTCACCGGTCTTCACGGCGGCGGGCCACTCGACCTTCGGCCCGGTCGCGCTGCACATCGGCGCCCCCGACGAGGGCAACATCCACATGCTCGCGCATATCGCCAGCGAGGCGCAGCGCGACAAATACCTCGGCCCCCTGGCGACGGGGGAGGTGCGCAGCGCGTTCGCGATGACCGAGCCCGGACCGCACGGCGCCGGGTCGGATCCCAACTGTCTCTCGACGACGGCCGTGAGGGCCGACGGCGGCTGGAAGATCAACGGCCGCAAGCGCTTCATCACCGGGGCCGACGGCGCCGGCTTCTACATCATCATGGCCCGCACCTCCGGCAGCGTCGGCGACCGCGGCGGCGCGACCATGTTCTTGGCTCCCGCCGGCACGCCGGGGCTGAGCATCGACCGCCACGTCCACACCACCGACAAGTCGATGATCGGCGGGCACTGCGAGATGACCTTCGCCGACCTCTTCGTCCCCGACGAGGACGTGCTCGGCGAGGTAGACGAGGGATACCGGTACGCGCAGGTGCGGCTCGGCCCCGCCCGGATGACCCACGTGATGCGCTGGCTCGGCTCCGCGCGGCGCGCGCATGCGATCGCGGTCGACTACGTCAAGGACCGGGACGGCTTCGGCGGCAAACTCTCCGACCTCGGGATGATCCAGCAGATGATCGCCGACAACGAGATCGACCTCGCCGCCGTCGACGCCCTGCTGGCGCGCGCCTGCTACGAACTCGACCTCGGCGAGCACGCGTCGGACTCCACCTCGATTGCCAAGACCTTCGCCGCGGAGGCCTTCTTCCGCGTCATCGACCGGTCGATCCAGATGTGTGGCGGCCTCGGCATCTCCACCGACCTGCCGCTGGCCCGCCTCGCCGACGAGGTGCGCGGCTTCCGGATCTACGACGGACCGTCGGAAGTCCACCGCTGGGCCATCGCCAAACGGGCCGTCGGACGCGCACGCAAAGCCGCACAACGAAAGGGCGACCATGCCTGA
- a CDS encoding TetR/AcrR family transcriptional regulator, whose protein sequence is MSAPAFYDELRAIRLERLLDAAVTVITEDGWDRLSMTRVAQLSGVPRQSLYKEVGTKSDLGEAVVSREVERFVARVRDGIAAHPDSITEGLGTAARYALEYGKTNAVLKAVLRPGHDPELLALLTVRPEAVLTQATAAISDTVGDKVSAGTVDTMVRLTLSHLLQPTVTIDEAVDRIMRAVH, encoded by the coding sequence GTGAGCGCACCGGCCTTCTACGACGAACTCAGGGCCATTCGCCTCGAGCGCCTCCTCGACGCCGCCGTCACGGTCATCACCGAGGACGGCTGGGACCGGCTCAGCATGACCCGGGTCGCCCAACTCTCCGGGGTCCCCCGGCAAAGCCTCTACAAGGAGGTCGGCACCAAGTCCGACCTCGGCGAGGCGGTCGTGTCGCGCGAGGTCGAGCGGTTCGTGGCCCGCGTGCGCGACGGCATCGCCGCCCACCCGGACTCCATCACCGAGGGCCTGGGTACGGCGGCCCGTTACGCGCTGGAGTACGGCAAGACCAATGCGGTACTCAAGGCGGTCCTGCGTCCCGGGCACGACCCGGAGCTGCTGGCCCTGCTGACCGTCCGACCGGAGGCCGTCCTGACCCAGGCGACCGCCGCGATCTCCGACACCGTCGGCGACAAGGTGTCCGCGGGCACCGTGGACACGATGGTCCGGCTGACCCTGAGCCACCTGCTGCAGCCGACCGTCACGATCGACGAAGCGGTGGACCGGATCATGCGGGCCGTGCACTAG
- a CDS encoding aromatic ring-hydroxylating dioxygenase subunit alpha yields the protein MNYPRDCWYVAATSDEVGDGLIARRILGHPVLLFRSSDGSAVALEDRCAHRPYPLSAGHREGDLVVCGYHGCTYDATGRCVRVPSQDSPPSGARVRAYPVVERAQFVWIWTGTAGGERLRPPPATPWLQGDGWSSVGELRDVGAGLLLLHEHYLDLTNVFAMHPEMVPPGIEALPPLEEVEVSEVSVSYVRELPAAPLAPWEAQVSGLDSVGSFARRETGTFVTPGLHKQTYTITGDGGEIEVVRTHGFTPESPTSTHVFLQLSWRGSAVSPDAGARLAAVFHEMANRDFAVLETMQRCLDEDTTPRRYLNVKADRAAIFARRIVQSMVEEERGR from the coding sequence ATGAACTACCCCCGTGACTGTTGGTATGTCGCCGCCACCTCCGACGAGGTCGGCGACGGACTGATCGCCCGACGCATCCTCGGGCACCCGGTCCTGCTGTTCCGCTCCTCCGACGGATCGGCGGTCGCCCTGGAGGACCGGTGCGCGCATCGGCCCTATCCGCTGTCGGCCGGCCATCGCGAGGGCGACCTGGTGGTCTGCGGCTACCACGGCTGCACCTATGACGCGACGGGACGCTGCGTGCGGGTGCCCTCGCAGGACAGCCCGCCGTCCGGTGCCCGGGTGCGCGCCTATCCCGTCGTCGAGCGGGCGCAGTTCGTCTGGATCTGGACCGGCACAGCTGGCGGCGAACGGCTGCGGCCGCCGCCTGCGACTCCGTGGCTCCAGGGCGACGGCTGGAGCAGCGTCGGCGAGCTGCGCGACGTCGGCGCCGGCCTCCTGCTGTTGCACGAGCACTACCTCGACCTGACCAACGTGTTCGCGATGCACCCCGAGATGGTGCCGCCGGGCATCGAGGCGCTGCCCCCGCTCGAAGAGGTCGAGGTCTCGGAGGTCTCGGTGTCCTATGTCCGCGAGTTGCCCGCGGCACCGCTGGCTCCGTGGGAGGCCCAGGTCTCCGGGCTGGACAGCGTCGGGTCCTTCGCGCGCAGGGAGACGGGCACCTTCGTGACGCCCGGCCTGCACAAGCAGACCTACACGATCACCGGCGACGGAGGGGAGATCGAGGTGGTGCGGACGCACGGCTTCACGCCCGAGTCACCGACGTCGACGCATGTCTTCCTGCAGCTGTCGTGGCGCGGTTCGGCCGTCTCGCCCGATGCGGGTGCGCGGCTGGCCGCGGTCTTCCACGAGATGGCCAACCGCGACTTCGCGGTGCTCGAGACCATGCAGCGTTGTCTCGACGAGGACACGACACCGCGGCGCTACCTGAACGTCAAGGCCGATCGCGCCGCGATTTTCGCCCGGCGGATCGTGCAGTCTATGGTCGAGGAGGAACGCGGCCGCTAG
- a CDS encoding cytochrome P450/oxidoreductase: protein MNVLDQVRSKAEATIPMERLIKGMHLYQKTKARVRGDKPPVFVEETIPDVDEVELTEIDMSNPFMWRQGQWLPYFKRLRDEAPVHFQASSEFGPYWSVTRYEDIIAVDKDFETFSAEPQIVIGTPPEGLDIEMFIAMDPPRHDQQRSAVQGVVAPQNLEELEGLIRSRVKEVLDGLPVGEPFDWVDKVSIELTARMLATLLDFPYEERRKLVYWTEVTAAGASTTGGQSDVEEMWRASADMAKSFSALWHDKAARLAAGEKPGYDLITLMQLSEDTKDLITRPMEFLGNLVLLVVGGNDTTRNSMSGGVLALNQFPDEFDRVKADPSLIPKMVNEIIRWQTPLAYMRRIATKDTVLNGQFIRKGDKVVMWYASANRDERTFENPDDFVIDRPNGRNHLSFGIGTHRCMGSRLAELQLRILWEELLARFSDIEVVQEPEYLQSNFVRGYTKMMVRLTPIGQEPSPREGRAVIGRATSSPRPARHGDRDGWIVNTTETELDLRVQARRRAAEGIVELTLTDPSGAQLPPWTAGAHVDLVLSPSLTRQYSLCGSTADESSWKVGVLLDPSSRGGSAFVHEKLTEGATVRVRGPRNHFPLVASPRYQFIAGGIGITPILAMIEAAQARGAQWSLLYGGRSRASMAFLDKLESDDRVTIWPQDEKGLLDLDAVLGTPRSDTLVYCCGPGALLDAVEEGCASWPDGSLHLERFAAKQVVASDDALDSFEVECARSGVTVTVPEGKSVFEAVEEAGVDVLGSCMEGICGTCELDVLDGTPDHRDSILSKSDRERGNTMMPCVSRSLSQTLVLDV from the coding sequence ATGAATGTTCTCGATCAGGTCCGCAGCAAGGCCGAGGCGACGATCCCGATGGAGCGTCTGATCAAGGGCATGCACCTGTACCAGAAGACCAAGGCGCGGGTTCGTGGCGACAAGCCGCCGGTCTTCGTCGAGGAAACGATCCCCGATGTCGACGAGGTCGAACTGACCGAGATCGACATGAGCAATCCGTTCATGTGGCGACAGGGCCAGTGGCTGCCGTACTTCAAGCGGTTGCGGGACGAGGCCCCGGTCCACTTCCAGGCATCGAGCGAGTTCGGCCCGTACTGGTCGGTGACGCGGTACGAGGACATCATCGCCGTCGACAAAGACTTCGAGACGTTCTCGGCCGAGCCGCAGATCGTCATCGGCACCCCGCCGGAGGGCTTGGACATCGAGATGTTCATCGCGATGGACCCGCCGCGGCACGACCAGCAGCGCAGCGCCGTCCAAGGGGTCGTCGCCCCCCAGAATCTCGAGGAACTTGAGGGGCTGATCCGCTCGCGCGTGAAAGAGGTGCTCGACGGCCTGCCGGTCGGCGAACCGTTCGACTGGGTGGACAAGGTCAGCATCGAGTTGACCGCTCGGATGCTCGCGACCCTGCTCGACTTCCCGTACGAGGAGCGCCGCAAGCTCGTCTATTGGACCGAGGTGACCGCCGCGGGCGCCTCCACGACCGGCGGCCAGAGCGACGTCGAAGAGATGTGGCGGGCCTCCGCCGACATGGCGAAGAGCTTCAGTGCCCTCTGGCACGACAAGGCGGCCCGTCTGGCCGCCGGGGAGAAACCCGGCTACGACCTGATCACGCTGATGCAGCTGTCCGAGGACACCAAGGATCTGATCACCCGGCCGATGGAGTTCCTCGGCAACCTCGTCCTGCTCGTCGTCGGCGGCAACGACACGACCCGCAACTCGATGTCGGGCGGGGTGCTCGCGCTCAACCAGTTCCCCGACGAGTTCGATCGCGTCAAAGCCGATCCGAGTCTGATCCCGAAGATGGTCAACGAGATCATCCGCTGGCAGACCCCGCTGGCCTACATGCGCAGGATCGCGACGAAGGACACCGTCCTCAACGGCCAGTTCATCCGCAAGGGTGACAAGGTCGTGATGTGGTACGCCTCGGCGAACCGGGACGAGCGCACGTTCGAGAATCCCGACGACTTCGTCATCGACCGGCCGAACGGACGCAACCACCTCTCCTTCGGCATCGGCACCCACCGCTGCATGGGCAGTCGTCTGGCCGAGCTGCAACTGCGGATCCTGTGGGAGGAGTTGCTTGCGCGGTTCTCCGACATCGAGGTCGTCCAGGAGCCGGAGTACCTGCAGTCGAACTTCGTCCGGGGCTACACCAAGATGATGGTCCGGCTCACCCCGATCGGCCAGGAGCCCAGCCCGAGGGAGGGGCGGGCAGTGATCGGGCGGGCGACTTCATCCCCTCGACCCGCACGACACGGAGACCGTGACGGCTGGATCGTGAACACGACGGAGACCGAACTCGACCTGCGGGTCCAGGCCCGCCGTCGCGCGGCCGAGGGGATCGTCGAGCTCACGCTGACCGACCCGTCGGGCGCGCAGCTTCCGCCCTGGACCGCCGGCGCGCACGTCGACTTGGTGTTGAGCCCGTCGCTGACGCGGCAGTACTCCCTGTGTGGCAGCACGGCGGACGAGTCGTCGTGGAAAGTCGGTGTCCTTCTCGACCCGAGCAGCCGCGGCGGGTCCGCGTTCGTCCACGAGAAGCTGACCGAGGGTGCGACCGTACGCGTGCGCGGCCCGCGCAACCACTTCCCGCTGGTCGCGTCGCCGCGCTACCAGTTCATCGCCGGCGGCATCGGCATTACGCCGATCCTCGCGATGATCGAGGCGGCGCAGGCGCGCGGTGCGCAGTGGAGCCTGCTGTACGGCGGTCGGTCGCGCGCGTCGATGGCCTTCCTCGACAAGCTCGAAAGCGACGACCGGGTGACGATCTGGCCGCAGGACGAGAAGGGCCTCCTCGATCTCGACGCGGTCCTGGGCACGCCGCGGTCGGACACCCTGGTGTACTGCTGCGGCCCGGGCGCGCTGCTCGACGCGGTCGAGGAGGGGTGCGCGTCGTGGCCCGACGGCAGCTTGCACCTCGAGCGGTTCGCGGCCAAACAGGTGGTTGCGTCCGACGACGCGCTGGACTCCTTCGAGGTCGAGTGCGCGCGGTCGGGCGTGACGGTGACCGTGCCCGAGGGCAAGTCGGTCTTCGAGGCCGTCGAGGAGGCCGGCGTCGACGTGCTGGGCTCGTGCATGGAAGGGATCTGCGGGACCTGCGAGCTCGACGTGCTCGACGGCACGCCCGACCATCGTGACTCGATCCTGTCCAAATCCGACCGAGAGCGGGGCAACACGATGATGCCCTGCGTCTCCCGCTCGCTGTCGCAGACGCTGGTGCTCGACGTATGA
- a CDS encoding globin domain-containing protein, with product MNKNLLLHSLTLVDLPDDGLTVRFYDILFERYPAVKPMFSRGTRQQAAMLRTAIVSVLDHLDDEEWLASTLGALGARHAGMGVTEPMYAAVTECMVAAMSEIGGTAWTPAMSDEWTGALTAVAGLMMSGYPDAETGAA from the coding sequence ATGAACAAGAACCTTCTCCTACACAGCCTGACCCTCGTCGATCTGCCCGACGACGGGTTGACCGTTCGGTTCTACGACATCCTCTTCGAGCGCTACCCGGCGGTGAAGCCGATGTTCTCGCGCGGCACCCGCCAGCAGGCCGCGATGTTGCGCACGGCCATCGTCTCGGTCCTCGACCATCTCGACGACGAGGAGTGGCTCGCCTCCACCCTCGGCGCACTCGGCGCCCGGCACGCGGGGATGGGGGTCACCGAGCCCATGTACGCCGCGGTCACCGAATGCATGGTGGCGGCGATGTCGGAGATCGGTGGCACCGCGTGGACCCCCGCCATGTCCGACGAATGGACCGGCGCCCTGACCGCCGTCGCCGGCCTCATGATGTCCGGATACCCCGACGCGGAGACGGGCGCGGCCTGA